A single region of the Winslowiella toletana genome encodes:
- the add gene encoding adenosine deaminase has translation MIDTQLPLTDIHRHLDGNIRAQTILDLGREFNLSLPASTLDALRPHVQVTKNEPDLVSFLQKLDWGVKVLGSLDACRRIAQENVEDAARAGIHYTELRFSPGYMAMNHQLPVAGVVEAVIDGIKAGCQQHDIEVRLIGIMSRTFGEEACLRELEGLLAHRDSITALDLAGDELGFPGSQFLSHFNRARDAGLRITVHAGEAAGPESIWQAIRELGAERIGHGVKAVEDPALMDFLAEQQIGIESCLTSNIQTSTVAQLHHHPLATFLEHGVLATINTDDPAVQGIELAHEYQVAAPAAGLSAQQIRTAQENGLKIAFISEAEKQALRAKVVALQGSR, from the coding sequence ATGATCGATACCCAGCTTCCCCTCACCGATATTCATCGTCACCTTGACGGTAATATTCGTGCGCAAACCATCCTTGATTTAGGTCGCGAATTTAATCTCTCACTGCCTGCCAGCACGCTGGACGCGCTGCGTCCGCACGTGCAGGTGACGAAAAATGAGCCGGATCTGGTCAGCTTCCTGCAAAAACTGGACTGGGGCGTTAAAGTGCTCGGTTCTCTGGATGCCTGCCGCCGCATTGCGCAGGAAAACGTTGAGGATGCGGCGCGCGCCGGTATTCACTATACCGAACTGCGCTTCTCTCCGGGTTATATGGCGATGAACCACCAGTTGCCGGTAGCGGGTGTGGTTGAAGCGGTGATCGACGGTATTAAAGCCGGTTGTCAGCAGCATGATATCGAGGTGCGGCTGATTGGCATTATGAGCCGTACCTTTGGTGAAGAAGCCTGCCTGCGCGAGCTGGAGGGCTTACTGGCCCATCGCGACAGCATTACCGCGCTTGATTTGGCCGGTGATGAGCTGGGATTCCCTGGCAGTCAGTTCCTGAGCCACTTTAACCGCGCACGCGATGCCGGACTGCGCATCACGGTGCATGCCGGTGAAGCCGCCGGTCCGGAAAGCATCTGGCAGGCCATTCGAGAGCTGGGTGCCGAGCGAATCGGCCACGGCGTGAAAGCAGTAGAAGATCCGGCGCTGATGGATTTCCTGGCTGAACAGCAGATTGGTATCGAATCCTGTCTGACATCCAATATTCAGACCAGCACCGTCGCACAGTTACACCATCATCCGCTGGCAACCTTCCTCGAACATGGGGTGCTGGCCACCATTAATACTGACGATCCGGCGGTTCAGGGTATTGAACTGGCGCATGAATATCAGGTAGCGGCACCCGCAGCGGGCCTGAGCGCGCAGCAGATCCGTACCGCGCAGGAAAATGGCCTGAAGATTGCGTTTATCAGTGAAGCCGAGAAACAGGCGCTACGCGCGAAGGTTGTCGCCCTGCAGGGGAGCCGTTAA